A window from Microbacterium ginsengiterrae encodes these proteins:
- a CDS encoding LLM class flavin-dependent oxidoreductase has translation MKAFGFLSFGHYAPVPGSGTRTAGDMLHQTIDLAVGADEIGVNGAYVRVHHFAPQAASPMPLLAAMAAKTQRIEVGTGVIDMRYENPLQFAEEAASLDLIARGRIALGVSRGSPETALRGYEAFGYVGSQDPRGGDLARDKFDFFLEAIDGAGVVQGDPAQVGEGRYLAIEPRSATLRDHIWWGSGSRATAEETGRKGLNLMSSTLLTEAPGVPFHELQREQIDQYRAAYKAAGHTGTPRVSVSRSIFPLVNDMDRAYFGLRSEDSGDQIGVIDGFRSTFGKTYAAEPDVLISQLKQDSAVMAADTVMLTIPNQLGVDYNLHVLQAFAEHVAPALGWKPNTEGPVEGYPL, from the coding sequence ATGAAGGCTTTCGGATTCCTCTCGTTCGGCCACTACGCGCCGGTTCCCGGGTCGGGCACGCGTACCGCCGGTGACATGCTGCACCAGACGATCGACCTCGCCGTCGGCGCGGACGAGATCGGTGTCAACGGCGCCTACGTCCGGGTGCACCACTTCGCGCCGCAGGCCGCATCGCCCATGCCGCTGCTGGCCGCGATGGCCGCCAAGACGCAGCGCATCGAGGTCGGCACCGGGGTCATCGACATGCGCTACGAGAACCCGCTGCAGTTCGCTGAGGAGGCGGCCTCGCTGGATCTCATCGCCCGAGGACGCATCGCGCTCGGTGTCAGCCGCGGTTCACCCGAGACGGCACTGCGCGGCTACGAGGCGTTCGGTTACGTCGGGTCACAGGACCCGCGCGGTGGCGACCTCGCCCGTGACAAGTTCGACTTCTTCCTCGAGGCCATCGACGGCGCGGGCGTCGTGCAGGGCGACCCCGCACAGGTCGGCGAGGGGCGCTACCTGGCGATCGAACCCCGATCCGCGACGCTGCGCGACCACATCTGGTGGGGCTCCGGGTCACGGGCGACGGCCGAGGAGACCGGCCGCAAGGGCCTGAACCTCATGAGCTCGACTCTGCTCACCGAGGCCCCCGGCGTGCCGTTCCACGAGCTGCAGCGTGAGCAGATCGATCAGTACCGCGCCGCGTACAAGGCGGCAGGCCACACCGGGACGCCGCGCGTGTCCGTCAGTCGCAGCATCTTCCCCCTCGTCAACGACATGGATCGGGCGTACTTCGGTCTGCGGAGCGAGGACAGCGGCGACCAGATCGGCGTGATCGACGGCTTCCGCTCCACCTTCGGCAAGACCTATGCGGCCGAGCCGGACGTGCTGATCTCGCAGCTGAAGCAGGACTCGGCGGTCATGGCCGCCGACACCGTCATGCTCACGATCCCGAACCAGTTGGGTGTCGACTACAACCTGCACGTGCTGCAGGCCTTCGCCGAGCACGTCGCGCCGGCGCTGGGGTGGAAGCCGAACACGGAGGGACCCGTCGAGGGCTACCCGCTCTGA
- a CDS encoding class I SAM-dependent methyltransferase: MTAVSDALPPVPDPALVSALAADLDAVDFRSEPLRRLWGEEADDALGRGLSEPLLRAIAGDDGPLATLGRLFVLGMPQPVAPVAGALPRLGVEGLEALGLARVDADLVSPEVLVRPQSFVDADGVGEWWIASDLDETALGSALPADHVLGVGGASRTLAELVVPMSVGRALDLGTGCGIQALLVSRHAGEVVATDVSARALAFAALNARLNGVGNITFRQGSMFEPVAGEAFDLIVSNPPFVITPRVDGVTAYEYRDGGLVGDALVEQFVRDAPAHLRPGGIAQLLGNWESRRSGGAVTAGLRRLEGWIDPALDAWVIEREELTPLEYAELWIRDGGTTPRDPAFERMLRAWLDDFGVRGVTAVGFGYVLLRRPDAGSDPMRRFERLSQSLPAPGRALRDGLAAHDVLRGGIPQTLITAPDVTEARHYMPGNDDPSVIELRQGSGFGRTVSVDPALAGFVGACDGELTVAQIAGALADLFEVPLDELWGELEPRIRELVRDGILVAAE, translated from the coding sequence GTGACGGCCGTGTCCGACGCCCTTCCGCCTGTGCCCGATCCCGCTCTCGTCTCGGCGCTGGCCGCTGATCTGGATGCCGTGGACTTCCGTTCCGAGCCCCTCCGGCGCCTGTGGGGTGAGGAAGCGGACGACGCCCTCGGACGCGGTCTGAGCGAGCCGCTGCTGCGCGCGATCGCGGGCGATGACGGGCCCCTCGCGACGCTGGGGCGTCTGTTCGTGCTCGGGATGCCGCAGCCGGTCGCCCCTGTCGCCGGCGCCCTGCCTCGGCTCGGTGTCGAGGGTCTCGAGGCTCTGGGACTCGCGCGTGTGGACGCGGACCTCGTCAGCCCCGAGGTGCTCGTGCGACCGCAGTCGTTCGTGGACGCGGACGGCGTCGGGGAATGGTGGATCGCCAGCGACCTCGACGAGACGGCGCTCGGCAGCGCACTGCCGGCGGATCACGTGCTCGGTGTGGGCGGGGCATCCCGGACGCTCGCCGAACTCGTCGTGCCGATGTCGGTGGGACGGGCACTCGATCTCGGCACCGGGTGCGGCATCCAGGCCCTGCTGGTGTCCCGCCACGCGGGGGAGGTCGTGGCGACCGACGTCTCCGCGAGGGCACTCGCCTTCGCCGCGCTGAACGCGCGGCTGAACGGTGTGGGGAACATCACGTTCCGGCAGGGCAGCATGTTCGAACCCGTCGCCGGTGAGGCCTTCGATCTCATCGTCTCGAACCCCCCGTTCGTCATCACCCCTCGCGTCGACGGCGTCACGGCGTACGAGTACCGCGACGGGGGCCTCGTCGGCGACGCGCTCGTGGAGCAGTTCGTGCGCGACGCACCGGCGCATCTCCGCCCCGGCGGCATCGCACAGTTGCTCGGCAACTGGGAGTCGCGTCGTTCCGGTGGCGCGGTGACCGCCGGCCTCCGCCGCCTCGAGGGCTGGATCGACCCCGCGCTGGACGCGTGGGTCATCGAGCGCGAGGAGCTCACTCCGCTCGAATACGCGGAACTGTGGATCAGGGACGGCGGGACGACCCCTCGCGATCCGGCGTTCGAGCGGATGCTGCGCGCCTGGCTGGACGACTTCGGCGTGCGCGGCGTCACCGCTGTCGGCTTCGGTTACGTGCTGCTTCGTCGTCCGGATGCCGGGAGCGACCCGATGCGGCGGTTCGAGCGGCTGTCGCAGTCGCTGCCCGCCCCTGGCCGGGCCCTCCGCGACGGGTTGGCCGCACACGACGTGCTCCGCGGCGGCATCCCGCAGACCCTCATCACCGCGCCGGATGTCACCGAGGCGCGGCACTACATGCCGGGCAACGACGATCCCAGCGTCATCGAGCTGCGGCAGGGCAGCGGGTTCGGCCGGACGGTGTCCGTGGACCCCGCGCTCGCCGGATTCGTCGGCGCCTGCGACGGAGAGCTCACCGTCGCGCAGATCGCCGGCGCGCTCGCCGACCTGTTCGAGGTCCCGTTGGACGAGCTGTGGGGTGAGCTCGAGCCGCGCATCCGTGAACTCGTGCGCGACGGAATCCTCGTCGCAGCGGAATAG
- a CDS encoding DUF6049 family protein: protein MISPRTGTRARAHRITCGALASALALGFFAGADVSAAPPAVADVAAPDDEGAARLTLSAGRHGVVSPDSSMIATVTIDNDSGEPVPAGQVTVEINRTPLADVDALTTWLDTGDAAGTFTAIGSEESDEVAGSGSATTSVSAPATALDDVDPGVYPIRSRLSTEAGSAVLDASSVLIVKADSDRPVTVLVPITATPADGGLLTADELAVLTAPDGALTEQLDGVAGSSAVLAVDPLIPAAIRALGTTAPEAALSWLNRLESLSNERFALQAGDADATVQARAGLPRLLEPLPLTPFLIPANFADPTATPTPSPAPTAVEPEIPSLEELTEIRNSETGILWPLGDVQTADLSVFDDYLATDATTILPSTSFSALGSSVVDVDGHRVLAVAADASATLSAAAASDDSALREQVITTGIAQLAFADAMPSLVIGLERDETRSAQALRETITSLSTIGDLTPLSVLEEADAVSGTLLGETSEARADMLRTLLKGEEQLTEFSSILDDPLALLSPERIEIMRLMGVGTAEELAAGAAAHGTDTAATLNAVSVQQPSPIQLFTSAAPLPVWVRNDLPWPVNVTLTSRPSDARLDVRPHTEVEAQPASNTRVKVPVEARVGSGVLDVRFALTSPTGVHIGTDQTATVTVRAEWEGIGLGILGGIIGLLLVLGVVRTVIRRRKERATDEAATASADEGHSTGT from the coding sequence TTGATCAGCCCCCGAACCGGCACGCGCGCCCGCGCGCACCGCATCACCTGCGGTGCTCTCGCGTCGGCCCTCGCCCTCGGGTTCTTCGCCGGCGCTGACGTGTCGGCGGCTCCTCCAGCAGTCGCCGATGTGGCCGCCCCGGACGACGAGGGGGCGGCTCGGCTCACGCTCAGCGCCGGTCGCCACGGCGTCGTCAGCCCTGACAGCTCCATGATCGCCACGGTCACGATCGACAACGACAGCGGAGAACCCGTGCCCGCCGGACAGGTCACGGTCGAGATCAACAGGACCCCGCTCGCCGACGTCGACGCGCTCACCACCTGGCTGGACACCGGCGACGCGGCGGGGACGTTCACCGCCATCGGTTCGGAGGAGTCCGACGAGGTCGCCGGATCGGGGTCCGCCACGACATCCGTCAGTGCGCCGGCCACGGCGCTGGACGACGTCGATCCCGGCGTCTACCCGATCAGGAGCCGGTTGTCGACGGAGGCGGGATCGGCCGTCCTCGACGCCTCCAGCGTGCTGATCGTGAAAGCGGACAGCGATCGTCCGGTCACCGTGCTCGTCCCGATCACCGCGACCCCCGCCGATGGCGGGCTGCTCACGGCCGATGAACTCGCCGTCCTCACCGCGCCCGACGGCGCGCTCACCGAGCAGCTCGACGGCGTCGCCGGGTCGTCGGCCGTGCTCGCCGTCGACCCTCTCATCCCCGCCGCGATCCGCGCCCTCGGCACCACCGCACCGGAGGCGGCCCTCAGCTGGTTGAACCGGCTCGAGTCCCTCTCCAACGAGCGTTTCGCGCTGCAGGCCGGTGACGCGGACGCCACGGTGCAGGCACGCGCCGGCCTCCCCCGCCTGCTCGAACCGCTTCCGCTCACGCCGTTCCTCATCCCGGCGAACTTCGCCGACCCGACGGCGACGCCGACACCCTCCCCCGCGCCGACCGCGGTGGAGCCGGAGATCCCCTCGCTCGAGGAGCTCACCGAGATCCGCAACAGCGAGACCGGCATCCTGTGGCCGCTCGGTGATGTGCAGACCGCCGATCTGTCGGTGTTCGACGACTATCTGGCCACGGACGCGACGACCATCCTGCCCTCCACCTCGTTCTCCGCTCTGGGTTCGTCCGTCGTCGACGTCGACGGACACCGGGTGCTGGCCGTGGCCGCTGACGCGTCGGCGACGCTGTCCGCCGCCGCCGCGTCCGACGACAGCGCGCTGAGGGAGCAGGTGATCACCACGGGGATCGCCCAACTCGCGTTCGCCGATGCGATGCCGTCTCTCGTGATCGGGCTGGAGCGTGACGAGACCCGATCGGCACAGGCGCTGAGAGAGACGATCACCTCCCTGTCCACGATCGGGGACCTCACACCCCTGTCCGTGCTCGAGGAGGCCGACGCGGTCTCCGGCACGCTGCTCGGTGAGACCTCCGAAGCGCGCGCCGACATGCTGCGCACCCTCCTGAAGGGTGAGGAGCAGCTCACCGAGTTCTCGTCGATCCTCGACGACCCTCTCGCCCTGCTGTCACCCGAGCGCATCGAGATCATGCGTCTCATGGGCGTCGGCACCGCCGAGGAGCTCGCGGCGGGAGCAGCCGCACACGGCACCGACACCGCGGCGACCCTGAACGCCGTGAGCGTGCAGCAGCCCAGCCCCATCCAGCTGTTCACCTCGGCCGCCCCCCTTCCGGTGTGGGTGCGCAACGACCTCCCGTGGCCGGTGAACGTCACGCTCACCTCCCGGCCGTCCGACGCCCGTCTGGACGTCCGGCCGCACACCGAGGTCGAGGCGCAGCCGGCGAGCAACACCCGCGTGAAGGTTCCGGTCGAGGCCCGCGTCGGCAGCGGCGTCCTCGACGTGCGCTTCGCGCTGACCTCGCCCACCGGCGTGCACATCGGCACCGACCAGACG
- a CDS encoding FN3 domain-containing metallophosphoesterase family protein, with protein MTTQSPALRRRRAGLASAALLAVLGGSMAAPAVAAPPAPEVPVEPLITTTSTWHYLDDGSDPSPAPAGIRDWTAPEFDDSAWPSAPGSFGAKNGRLDRVGPHTPTTLLNHYLDGVSAPTVPTYFFRTSFDLAEGVADQVASLRSTITYDDAIVVWVNGVKVASYVDGRISETTNVEYAGDSNGDPVSSTFSADADVLRDGRNTVAVALHQDRDNSSDIYFDMSSLALIPASEPGQPVVAPPTRIVLTPTETPSTSQSFSWLAGDASHTTGQVQIVPSSGGETRTVDAYSAGVAGSNPNQHFSATVDALAPATEYDYRVGLEGSWSDWFTFRTEDPNATDFQFVYYGDAQIGLDSTWPSVVAQAEATAPRSIGSVHAGDLINTSGNDTEWMNWFLGMQGSAVSTNVMAAPGNHEYSGDKTLSTWKANFEYPRNNPSVESIGELADLAKGESDVARQYAAYFAHWAEFATETVYYTDYQDVRFITLNATRDTTFLTPNGLPGCSGDECPSARVAELWTKFQAAWLDGVLENSPSKWNVVTFHQPVFSTSAGRDEPILRAEWVPVFQDNDIDLVLMGHDHTYARGYVDTDATETAGITTGPVYVVSNSGAKHYELESDEKNVWTNNGATQVIRGAGVTTYQVIDVSEDQLVYRSYLAEKTADATTELPVGAVYDEFTVTKDDAGRKWVTEAGITPPTDPEPESPGEIALSARTIAVGGELMVSGSGFPAGAELALELRSTPVSLGSVTVDEDGAFAQAVTIPADTVTGAHTLAVILPDGSEVTAEITVTAADENAGPGQGGGADGGAADGAGSGGSVAEGDLAITGADSTALITGALVLLALGLGLFAMRRRLRTHD; from the coding sequence ATGACAACCCAGTCCCCCGCCCTCAGACGGCGGCGTGCCGGACTCGCGTCCGCTGCGCTGCTGGCCGTCCTCGGCGGCTCGATGGCCGCGCCGGCCGTGGCCGCTCCGCCCGCACCGGAGGTGCCCGTCGAGCCGCTCATCACGACCACGTCGACCTGGCACTACTTGGACGACGGGAGCGACCCGTCCCCTGCCCCCGCCGGCATCCGCGACTGGACCGCGCCGGAGTTCGACGACTCGGCGTGGCCGAGCGCACCAGGCAGCTTCGGCGCGAAGAACGGCCGTCTCGACAGGGTCGGCCCGCACACGCCCACGACCCTGCTGAATCATTACCTGGACGGTGTGAGCGCTCCGACCGTTCCGACCTACTTCTTCCGCACGAGCTTCGATCTCGCCGAGGGCGTGGCCGATCAGGTCGCGTCGCTGCGCAGCACCATCACATACGACGACGCGATCGTCGTCTGGGTGAACGGAGTCAAGGTCGCCAGCTACGTCGACGGTCGCATCTCCGAGACGACGAATGTCGAGTACGCCGGTGACAGCAACGGGGATCCGGTCAGCAGCACGTTCTCGGCCGATGCGGATGTCCTGCGCGACGGCCGCAACACCGTCGCGGTCGCGCTCCACCAGGACCGTGACAACAGCTCGGACATCTACTTCGACATGTCCTCGCTCGCCCTCATCCCGGCATCCGAACCAGGGCAGCCGGTGGTCGCGCCCCCGACCCGGATCGTGCTGACGCCCACCGAGACGCCGTCGACCTCGCAGTCGTTCTCCTGGCTGGCGGGTGACGCCTCGCACACGACGGGACAGGTGCAGATCGTCCCGTCGTCCGGTGGCGAGACGCGCACGGTGGACGCGTATTCGGCCGGCGTGGCCGGGAGCAACCCGAACCAGCACTTCTCGGCGACGGTCGACGCGCTCGCGCCGGCGACCGAATACGACTATCGCGTCGGGCTGGAGGGCAGTTGGAGCGACTGGTTCACGTTCCGCACCGAGGATCCGAACGCGACCGACTTCCAGTTCGTCTACTACGGCGACGCGCAGATCGGACTCGACTCGACGTGGCCGAGCGTGGTGGCCCAGGCCGAGGCCACCGCCCCGCGATCCATCGGCTCTGTGCATGCAGGCGATCTCATCAACACCTCCGGGAACGACACCGAGTGGATGAACTGGTTCCTCGGCATGCAGGGCTCCGCGGTCAGCACGAATGTGATGGCGGCGCCGGGCAACCACGAGTACTCCGGTGACAAGACGCTCTCCACGTGGAAGGCGAACTTCGAGTACCCGCGCAACAACCCCTCGGTGGAGTCGATCGGCGAGCTCGCCGACCTCGCGAAGGGAGAGTCGGACGTCGCTCGCCAATACGCCGCGTACTTCGCGCACTGGGCCGAGTTCGCCACCGAGACCGTCTACTACACGGACTACCAGGACGTGCGGTTCATCACGCTCAACGCGACCCGCGACACCACGTTCCTCACCCCGAACGGTCTGCCGGGCTGCTCCGGCGACGAATGCCCCTCAGCGCGGGTCGCCGAGCTGTGGACGAAGTTCCAGGCGGCGTGGCTCGACGGCGTACTCGAGAACAGCCCGTCGAAGTGGAACGTCGTCACCTTCCACCAGCCGGTCTTCTCCACCTCGGCGGGCCGGGATGAACCGATCCTCCGCGCAGAGTGGGTCCCGGTGTTCCAGGACAACGACATCGACCTCGTGCTCATGGGACACGACCACACCTATGCGCGCGGCTACGTGGACACGGACGCCACCGAGACCGCCGGCATCACCACCGGGCCGGTCTACGTCGTGTCGAACTCCGGCGCCAAGCACTACGAGCTCGAGAGCGACGAGAAGAACGTCTGGACGAACAACGGCGCCACGCAGGTCATCCGCGGCGCGGGGGTGACGACGTACCAGGTCATCGACGTGTCCGAGGATCAGCTCGTCTACCGCTCCTACCTGGCGGAGAAGACGGCGGATGCGACGACCGAGCTTCCGGTCGGAGCGGTGTACGACGAGTTCACCGTCACGAAGGACGACGCCGGTCGCAAGTGGGTCACCGAGGCGGGGATCACGCCGCCCACCGACCCCGAGCCCGAGAGCCCCGGTGAGATCGCGCTCAGCGCACGCACGATCGCCGTGGGCGGCGAGCTCATGGTGTCCGGCTCGGGGTTCCCTGCGGGAGCGGAACTCGCCCTCGAGCTGCGTTCCACGCCGGTCTCGCTCGGCTCGGTCACCGTGGATGAGGACGGCGCGTTCGCGCAGGCGGTCACGATCCCTGCGGACACCGTGACCGGCGCGCACACGCTGGCGGTCATTCTGCCGGACGGTTCGGAGGTGACCGCAGAGATCACCGTGACCGCGGCGGACGAGAACGCCGGCCCGGGCCAGGGCGGCGGCGCCGACGGCGGGGCAGCGGACGGCGCAGGCTCCGGCGGTTCGGTCGCCGAGGGCGATCTCGCCATCACGGGCGCCGACAGCACCGCGCTCATCACCGGCGCCCTCGTGCTGCTGGCGCTCGGACTCGGCCTGTTCGCGATGCGTCGCCGACTGCGCACGCACGACTGA